The sequence TCGGAACAAACGCTCCCGGGGGCGCGGCCTCGAACGGCATGACGTTCACTAGCTGCTCTCTGGCCTCGCAGTTTTTTTTGATGACCTCCTTGAGAGCCTCGACCTCCCCCTCCTCGACGCCGATCAGAAGCGTCGAGTTGCCCTCGCGGAGGAACCCTCCAGTAGACCCAATCACCGTGAACTTGAAGCCGCCAGCGACCAGCTCGTCAGTGAGACGGTTACGGTCCCGGTTGTGTACGATGCACACCGCCAGCTTCATGTGGGTTAATTATATGCTGGATTCGCCCGATCCGGATAAAAAATAGTGCGGGCGGCGCAGCTCATCGCTGCGCCGCCCGCTCGTCA is a genomic window of Armatimonadota bacterium containing:
- a CDS encoding cyclic-di-AMP receptor, encoding MKLAVCIVHNRDRNRLTDELVAGGFKFTVIGSTGGFLREGNSTLLIGVEEGEVEALKEVIKKNCEAREQLVNVMPFEAAPPGAFVPSPVKVPVGGATVFLINVDEFIRF